One stretch of Glycine soja cultivar W05 chromosome 7, ASM419377v2, whole genome shotgun sequence DNA includes these proteins:
- the LOC114417817 gene encoding uncharacterized protein LOC114417817, translated as MAKSLHRRYLSEPFQEPSQPEAGSPTSLGFKNTHLSRTTRGRARRSQKKESGEGGLKLEAEKDNGLDNCAPSVRYIVRRLIRDGCSRGTAMPKSYIVPLFAVQAPVDVVSWIKGRYGEWTTFLALLIRAFFYIPEAVW; from the exons ATGGCCAAGTCCCTCCATCGCCGCTACCTCTCCGAACCCTTCCAAGAACCATCGCAACCAGAGGCGGGCTCTCCCACTTCCCTTGGCTTCAAGAACACTCATCTGTCAAGAACCACACGCGGAAGAG CTAGGAGAAGCCAGAAGAAGGAGAGTGGCGAGGGTGGATTGAAGTTGGAAGCGGAGAAAGACAATGGATTGGATAACTGTGCTCCGTCTGTGAGATACATTGTTCGTAGGCTCATTCGCGATGGATGTTCGAGAGGCACCGCAATGCCAAAATCGTATATTGTTCCGTTGTTTGCTGTGCAAGCACCTGTAGATGTCGTTTCCTGGATCAA AGGTAGATATGGTGAGTGGACAACATTCTTGGCACTTCTGATTCGTGCATTCTTCTATATTCCTG